TGACACGATCCCCGCCAGCGTTGGTGAGGGAAAGTCACCCAGAAGGTGGATGATGAAAATGGAGTAGCTAACGGCATACGGACGGAGGCCGGCTGGCACCACGGTGAGAATGGAGGCGTTGATGGGGGCTGTGATGGCGAACAGTGCTGTCACTGCCACAGCAAAAGTGATCGCAAAGACCAACGCATCAGTTCTCAAGAGGGCAGCTACCCCGCAGGGGATCGCAATGAGGATCATGAGGATGTTGAACTGCTGGCACTGGATTACACCAACAGAGCCAGTGCTGCCACCCCAGTAGTCGACCGCGAGGCCACCCACCAGCGAGCCCGCCACAGCACTGCACGTCGTCTCGATGCCCATTAAgagcgcagcggtggcctTGGGGAGCTGCAGAGGCCCCTCGTGCAACAAGGGTATTCCCCAGGTCGAGACGGCACCGGTCACGAAGCAGTACATTGAAAGCCCAATCACAAGCAGCATGTAGTTTGCGTTGCATAAAACACTGCCAGTCGCGGTGAGAAAGGGCAACTGCGGGGTAAATTCCGTCGCCGGAGCAAGGTGGTAGCAAGCAGGGATGTAGCAGAGAAGCACCACAatgggcagcgccgccaccacctcagTGACATATATCACACGCCAAGGCGTGAAGCCCCACAGCGCCGGGTACGATGTCAGCAGGCCGGCGCAGCCCATTCCCACCGCCGTTCCGATGGGGATCATGGAGTAAAAGAAACCGATCCACGATGTCCGATGCGTGGCAGGGGCGGTGTTGTCGACGATTGTGACAGTGAAGGCGACAAACGCAGCCTCTGCCACGCCAACAAGGATGCGGCAGACCAGCAGGACCGTGTAGCTGAGGGAGATGGCGCAGGCGAGGCATGTAGCGCACCACAGCGCCATCCCGAGCAGAATGACCATCCTTGAGCCCCACGCGCTACCGCGGGAGGTGAAGAAAGGGCTAGCAACCACGTAGCCCATAATGAACCCGGAGACG
This DNA window, taken from Leishmania major strain Friedlin complete genome, chromosome 18, encodes the following:
- a CDS encoding putative major facilitator superfamily protein (MFS): MGTEEVSQETTLLLPNASRDGATRTAAVNAEVETWMTPRMVLWTFTVSNFLLYFDRGATVGALSSICSDRDISDNDTPLSDAKRGFLVSGFIMGYVVASPFFTSRGSAWGSRMVILLGMALWCATCLACAISLSYTVLLVCRILVGVAEAAFVAFTVTIVDNTAPATHRTSWIGFFYSMIPIGTAVGMGCAGLLTSYPALWGFTPWRVIYVTEVVAALPIVVLLCYIPACYHLAPATEFTPQLPFLTATGSVLCNANYMLLVIGLSMYCFVTGAVSTWGIPLLHEGPLQLPKATAALLMGIETTCSAVAGSLVGGLAVDYWGGSTGSVGVIQCQQFNILMILIAIPCGVAALLRTDALVFAITFAVAVTALFAITAPINASILTVVPAGLRPYAVSYSIFIIHLLGDFPSPTLAGIVSDFFGRSCRGLSRDGCHAAEQQFQCAWMDDADGLGRCMCRVELRNALLLVFAYLFLAPPCWTVVWWRLRREVQTADVSADDGEDSSTLGTPGMPAFPLSHSHDEHDEVLHMCMWWKRSGHY